CCTCCATAAATCAAACCTGAACTTTTGTATCCATGCTCGAGTTTCCCGAAAATATCCAATCCTTTAAAGAATGAAAAATTTATGGTCTGTCCCGATTTTATCTCAATCGGAACAGAACCGTATCCTGTTTCGATAATGATATCCACTTCATTACCGTGTGAATCACGAAAATAATATAAATTGCTGTCCAAACCTTTATGAAGCCTGTATTTCAAAAACTCCGAAACTACAAAATTTTCAAAGATCTCTCCCTGCAAAGGGTGAGTTAATAATTGTTTAAAATTTTCGATTCGTAAAAGTTTGCAGATCAAACCGGTATCAAAGAAATACAGTTTTGAGGATTTGGTTAATCTTTTTTTTAGATTTTTATAAAAAGGTCTTAACCGATAGATGATAAAACTTGCTTCCAAAACGGAAAGCCAATTTTCTACGGTTGGTTGGGAAATTCCAACAGCAGATGCTATTGAACTTTTATTCAAAATTCTACCGGTCCAACCGGCGCATAATTCGAGAAATCTCTGAAATTTGCTGATCTCGACAATATTAATGAGTTGCCTGACATCTCTTTCCAGGTATGTATTGATGTATGAACGGAAGTAAATATCGACATCCAGATTGCGGTCATATATAGCCGGAAACATTCCTTTGAAAAGAATTTTATTAATGTCTTCTTTTTTATCACTAAAAATTTCTTGATATGAAAAAGGTAGTAACTTCAAAATCGCTGTTCTTCCGGCTAATGATTGCGATAGAGATCGCATATACTCGAATTGGTTACTTCCGGTCAGAATAAAATCTCCCATCACTTTTCGCTCATCGACAATGATTTGAATATAGGAAAAAAGGTCGGGAATACGCTGAACTTCATCGATGATCGCACCGTTTGGAAACCTGGAGAAAAACTTTTTTGGATCAGTAATAGCCAAATCTCTTTCAATTGGATCTTCTAAAGAAATGTATTCTTTTTCAGGAAAAACATTTTGCACGAGTGTAGTTTTACCCGATTGTCTGGGACCCGTAATACTGACAACCGGAAAGGTTGCAGCCATTCTTTTTAATACGGCTGTAGATTCTCTTTTAATCATTGTTTTCACCTTTTTGTGAAATTCTAAAGTCGCATTTTATAATTGCACAAAACCTGTCAAGGTTTTAGCCTGTTATTATGATCTTTATTCGTGATATTTTGGATTTTTGAAAAGTATTGCACAAAGTTTGTGCCATTTATAATAACTATTTACAGGTTTTTATGCAATTTCAGATCGTGAGTTTGAAATTGCATATTTCCTGGATTTGACTCGCAACGAAGTGTGAGTCGAAGACAATATTCAATGATCCTCGCTTCACACTCACTTCGTTCACTGCGAACAAAATTTTACTTTTCAGTGTTAAATTTCTATCCGTTCAATCCGTGCAAATCCGTGAGCCATTTATCTCCTTTTGTTCGTCTTGTTAGTTTTGTTCGTTGCTTAACCAATCATTTCTCCGTCGGCACCACGATCCCCTTGATAATAATATTCTGGAAGAACACGAACACGATAAAGGTCGGAATAGCAGCAATGACCAGCGCCGCAAAACCAACTCCGGCACAACTTCTTTGCATCAACTGGTAAATATGAACCATCATCGTCCACATGCTTTTGTCCTGGCAGACGATGAAAGCGAACATGAAGTTACGATAAGCAGCATTAAAAGCACCGAGTGCAATCACAGCCATGATCGGTTTGGAAAGCGACATGGCGATCTGCCAGAAGATACGATGTTCACTCGCTCCGTCGATGGTTGCACTTTCGAAAAGTTCTTTGGGAAGTGAATCGAAAAATCCTTTCAAAAGAAAAATGAAATAACCGTCCGCAGCTCCCGGCAGGATCAAGGCAAAGAAGGTGTTCAGGAAATTCAGTTTTTTAAGTAGCAGAAAGTTGGGAATTCCCATTACCATGGGCGGAAAAGCCATGGTTAACATCAGAATGAGGATTATTTTATAGGTTGCTTTCAGTTTGAACCTGCTCATGGCATAAGCAGCCAGCGGATTGATGATCAAAGCAGTGATGATCGCCAGCAAGCAGTAGATCAAAGTGTTCATGATCGCCCGACCATTATAGAGCATCACATCGAGCACCATCACATAATTGCGTTGAAGGAATTCCCGGAAAATTGCTTTTTTATTTGCTTTGAAAATCTGGTAATCGAATTCCCAGTTATCGATCGTGATCTCATCAAAATTCGTATAAACCAAACCGTAAGCAGAATTCAAATTTTTTATAGCCTGATATTTTTCCTGTAGAAATTCCAGCCAGAATCTTGCTTCTTTTTCAACATTGATTTTCAGGAATTGAGGAGAAACAATTTCCCGAACAAATTTCAGCCAAATCCTTTGATACTCGCTGTTTTCTGGTATAGATTTGGTTGGATAAACATTCATTTCTTTTTTGAAATTCATGCCTAAAGTTTGATTGAATGAGTCGAGATCGAGATTACCATTTTTGTCTGGAAAAACTGTTTTCATATAATCAAGAAATTCTTTCTGGCAGGTCATCAGCAGAGAAAGGGAAGTGTTTTCTGCTCTTCTTTTAACAAATTCCGTCCAATCTTTTTGCAGATTGAGGTTATGTTTGGGAAATTCAGTGGAAAGCGAAACTTCCTCAAACGAAGCATATCCCTTTTCATAAAACCGGTTTATCTCATCGATTGATCCATACTTTTCCCGTAGCCAATCACGGTAATCGAATTCCACACTTTTCAGATAAAGATATTCCGGCTCGATGATATTCTCGATAAAGAAAGTCAGGTCAACCAGCATGGCTCCGGTTCTCGGTAAATTTTCAGGAATAATAATTTCGGAAAAATCCGGGTAAGAAGTTTTATAAGTCTCATTGAGAAGTTCGATATTTGGATATTTTTCCCGCAGGAATTTCCTGTATTTTGGGAATGCTGTCGCTTCGATGCCGATATGATGAATGTTTAAAGTATTTTTAACATAATTTATCCAATGCTTTTTGAGAGGAGAATCCGGCACTTTTCGGGTGAGAAAAATGTTATTCCAATCTGCATAATTTGTTCCCAATTTTTGATTCAGAATTTCCAGTTTACCGCGATAAGTCGGAATAATTTCTGTTATTAGAAAATGACCGTCGATACTTGCGTAAAGTCTGTCAGAGAGCGGAACATGTTCTCGAAATTCCTCGTATCTTTTCAGGAAATTCCT
The genomic region above belongs to Candidatus Cloacimonadota bacterium and contains:
- a CDS encoding ATP-binding protein; the encoded protein is MIKRESTAVLKRMAATFPVVSITGPRQSGKTTLVQNVFPEKEYISLEDPIERDLAITDPKKFFSRFPNGAIIDEVQRIPDLFSYIQIIVDERKVMGDFILTGSNQFEYMRSLSQSLAGRTAILKLLPFSYQEIFSDKKEDINKILFKGMFPAIYDRNLDVDIYFRSYINTYLERDVRQLINIVEISKFQRFLELCAGWTGRILNKSSIASAVGISQPTVENWLSVLEASFIIYRLRPFYKNLKKRLTKSSKLYFFDTGLICKLLRIENFKQLLTHPLQGEIFENFVVSEFLKYRLHKGLDSNLYYFRDSHGNEVDIIIETGYGSVPIEIKSGQTINFSFFKGLDIFGKLEHGYKSSGLIYGG
- a CDS encoding ABC transporter permease subunit, whose product is MSIIGKVGRKSIKIRSLNISIHTLLLIGAITMIYPFMIMVSSSFKSHVDSKKFSVYPEFFFNEEMLFKKYAEARYNEESGLFIEQYKNRFLSFEFLEIPSKTNSRKFADWQEFQKHSSQKYSVYDFYVAEQFGRGIYPRNERIFRSEIKQECNKSLENFNQKYKTGVTTWEEVRVEEKGILFRNFTGDYRNFLKRYEEFREHVPLSDRLYASIDGHFLITEIIPTYRGKLEILNQKLGTNYADWNNIFLTRKVPDSPLKKHWINYVKNTLNIHHIGIEATAFPKYRKFLREKYPNIELLNETYKTSYPDFSEIIIPENLPRTGAMLVDLTFFIENIIEPEYLYLKSVEFDYRDWLREKYGSIDEINRFYEKGYASFEEVSLSTEFPKHNLNLQKDWTEFVKRRAENTSLSLLMTCQKEFLDYMKTVFPDKNGNLDLDSFNQTLGMNFKKEMNVYPTKSIPENSEYQRIWLKFVREIVSPQFLKINVEKEARFWLEFLQEKYQAIKNLNSAYGLVYTNFDEITIDNWEFDYQIFKANKKAIFREFLQRNYVMVLDVMLYNGRAIMNTLIYCLLAIITALIINPLAAYAMSRFKLKATYKIILILMLTMAFPPMVMGIPNFLLLKKLNFLNTFFALILPGAADGYFIFLLKGFFDSLPKELFESATIDGASEHRIFWQIAMSLSKPIMAVIALGAFNAAYRNFMFAFIVCQDKSMWTMMVHIYQLMQRSCAGVGFAALVIAAIPTFIVFVFFQNIIIKGIVVPTEK